A region from the Arthrobacter roseus genome encodes:
- a CDS encoding alpha/beta fold hydrolase, which translates to MVALPGVEPGWSCYIDVPSSAPVDGSGVVNRWHYLDNASSLASADTDLPTLLCVHGNPTWSYGWRSLLSEGAAAGYRVVAVDQLDMGFSERTGRFRRLTDRVTDLEDFAVAAGITGSIITVGHDWGGVISLGFAHRNRDRLAGLVLTNTAIHHNDAEQIPAPLRAALHPLIHRWGTQHSKAFLSITHSLAQPALPKDVRRAFEAPYQTSARRQGIANFVADIPASPNHPSHAPLKEIAEGIRTLDAPALMLWGPKDPIFSDRYLEDLCRRLPHAAVHRFERASHLVTEDADVAGTLFRWLRAQPGQPGQPGQPEKPENSGKETPDDDGSFTPMWHHLDELAAGATAPGIATADMGADGAIKRSLSWQQLAASVSALAESLHALGVRRGSRISLMVPPGVDLTIVLYACLKLGAVIVVADAGLGVRGMSRAVKSTSPEFLIGISRALIAAKTFSWPGRRISVDPLPKAQRRLLSVETSIAELTAAPTPAQTSGAITPTADPDADAAILFTSGSTGPAKGVVYTHRQLTGMRDTVASTFGLGPGHGLVAGFAPFALLGPALGTTSITPDMDVTAPRTLSAQALADAAGAIDATTVFASPAALQNVLATAPDLTTEGRGALSSVRLLLSAGAPVSERLLTSLQEILPKASLHTPYGMTEALPVSDIDLEHIRSATADVLAGNVAGAGNGVCVGHPVQGVNIVLSPLDHTGTANGPLTSDVQVTGEILVQAPHVKDRYHRLWLTQQDSARNSGWHRTGDVGHFDAKGRLWVEGRIGHVLTTADGVVTPVGIEQALEGLPGITMAAVVGVGPAGTQAAVAVLVTDPPITRAGLAAPEVAAAARSAAKTAGVPLAAVLTVRSLPTDIRHNAKIDRTRVALWAERTLAGGKVQRL; encoded by the coding sequence GTGGTAGCACTGCCGGGCGTGGAGCCGGGTTGGTCCTGCTACATTGACGTTCCTTCATCTGCTCCTGTTGACGGCTCCGGGGTGGTGAACCGGTGGCATTATCTAGATAACGCCAGCAGTCTGGCTTCTGCGGATACAGATTTACCGACGCTACTGTGTGTCCATGGCAACCCCACCTGGTCCTACGGGTGGCGTTCCCTACTGTCAGAGGGTGCAGCTGCCGGTTACCGGGTAGTGGCTGTTGATCAGCTGGACATGGGCTTCTCTGAGCGCACCGGCAGGTTCCGTCGTCTCACCGACAGAGTGACCGACCTTGAGGACTTCGCGGTCGCTGCTGGCATCACAGGTTCTATCATCACCGTGGGCCACGACTGGGGCGGTGTCATCAGCCTGGGATTCGCCCACAGAAACCGGGACCGTCTAGCCGGTCTGGTGCTCACTAACACTGCTATCCATCACAACGATGCCGAACAGATCCCGGCGCCGCTACGTGCCGCCCTTCATCCGCTGATTCACCGCTGGGGCACCCAGCACAGCAAAGCGTTCCTTTCGATTACCCACTCTCTGGCACAACCGGCACTGCCTAAGGACGTTCGCCGCGCGTTCGAGGCCCCCTACCAGACATCGGCGCGCCGGCAGGGGATCGCCAACTTCGTTGCAGACATTCCAGCCTCACCGAATCACCCCAGCCATGCGCCTCTCAAGGAGATCGCCGAGGGTATTCGTACCCTTGATGCTCCGGCTCTGATGCTCTGGGGACCCAAGGACCCGATTTTTTCGGACCGCTACCTTGAGGATCTGTGCCGGCGACTCCCCCACGCCGCTGTCCACCGTTTTGAGCGGGCCAGCCATCTGGTCACCGAAGACGCTGACGTTGCAGGCACCCTGTTCCGCTGGCTCCGCGCCCAGCCGGGTCAGCCGGGTCAGCCGGGTCAGCCTGAGAAGCCAGAGAACTCGGGCAAGGAAACGCCCGACGACGACGGCAGTTTCACCCCGATGTGGCACCACCTTGATGAACTGGCTGCCGGTGCCACAGCACCGGGTATTGCCACGGCTGATATGGGCGCAGACGGAGCGATCAAGCGATCGCTGTCCTGGCAGCAACTCGCCGCCAGCGTCTCTGCCTTGGCGGAGTCCTTGCATGCATTAGGTGTTCGCCGCGGCAGCCGAATCAGCCTGATGGTCCCGCCCGGCGTGGATCTCACGATTGTGCTCTACGCCTGTTTGAAGCTCGGTGCCGTGATCGTGGTCGCCGACGCAGGGCTGGGTGTGCGTGGCATGAGCCGCGCCGTCAAGAGCACCTCACCGGAGTTCCTGATCGGCATCAGCCGTGCCCTGATCGCCGCAAAGACCTTCAGCTGGCCAGGACGCCGAATCAGCGTTGACCCACTTCCGAAGGCGCAGCGCAGGCTCCTATCGGTGGAAACCTCCATCGCTGAGCTCACGGCCGCACCGACGCCTGCCCAAACGTCAGGAGCCATTACTCCGACAGCGGATCCCGACGCCGATGCAGCCATCCTTTTCACCTCGGGTTCCACCGGTCCAGCCAAGGGCGTCGTATACACCCACCGGCAGCTCACTGGTATGCGCGATACCGTGGCGTCGACGTTTGGTCTGGGACCCGGACATGGCCTCGTAGCCGGATTTGCGCCGTTTGCTCTGCTGGGCCCGGCCCTTGGAACCACGTCCATCACACCAGATATGGATGTCACTGCCCCGCGGACGCTCAGTGCGCAGGCTCTGGCGGACGCCGCCGGTGCCATCGACGCCACTACAGTTTTCGCGTCCCCCGCTGCCCTACAGAACGTGCTCGCAACAGCGCCCGATCTTACGACGGAGGGCCGTGGCGCGCTGTCCTCGGTCAGGCTACTGCTTTCAGCCGGTGCCCCCGTCTCGGAGCGCTTGTTGACCTCTCTGCAGGAGATTCTGCCCAAGGCGTCGCTGCACACCCCGTATGGCATGACAGAAGCCCTGCCCGTGAGCGATATTGATCTGGAACACATCCGTTCCGCAACCGCGGACGTGCTGGCTGGGAACGTGGCTGGAGCCGGAAACGGTGTCTGCGTGGGACACCCCGTTCAGGGTGTCAACATTGTGCTCAGTCCCCTGGACCACACCGGCACGGCCAACGGACCACTCACCAGTGACGTCCAGGTCACCGGCGAAATCCTGGTGCAAGCACCCCATGTGAAAGATCGATATCACCGATTATGGCTGACTCAGCAGGACAGCGCCCGTAATTCTGGTTGGCACCGAACCGGCGATGTAGGACATTTTGATGCGAAGGGCCGGTTGTGGGTGGAGGGCCGGATTGGCCACGTTCTGACCACGGCCGACGGCGTCGTTACTCCGGTGGGGATCGAACAAGCACTGGAGGGCTTGCCGGGAATCACCATGGCCGCCGTCGTCGGTGTTGGCCCGGCCGGAACGCAAGCAGCGGTTGCCGTCCTGGTCACTGATCCCCCGATTACCCGCGCAGGGTTGGCAGCACCAGAGGTTGCCGCGGCCGCGCGTTCAGCCGCTAAAACGGCGGGGGTTCCGCTGGCAGCGGTGCTGACCGTCCGATCTCTTCCCACAGATATCCGGCACAACGCCAAGATCGACAGGACGCGCGTTGCGCTCTGGGCCGAGCGCACTCTGGCCGGTGGAAAAGTACAGCGGTTGTGA
- the rnc gene encoding ribonuclease III, with translation MPSTEELLKRLGVTIDPGTLRLALTHRSYAYENGGIPTNERMEFLGDALLGFAVTDALYRDNPDRSEGELAKLRSAVVSTRALAGVARSLSLGDYILLGQGEILTNGKDKSSILADTMEAIIGATYLSHDIETVRQMVMRLIAPLLKDAATLGAGTDWKTNIQEFAANRKLGAIDYQVTGTGPDHARVFESTLYIGGQPYGTGAGCSKKEAEQESASATWSMFSAPAEIPAD, from the coding sequence ATGCCTTCAACTGAAGAGCTTTTGAAGCGTCTCGGAGTCACTATTGACCCCGGGACGCTTCGTCTTGCCCTCACGCATCGTTCCTACGCGTACGAAAACGGTGGTATCCCCACTAACGAACGCATGGAGTTCCTCGGCGACGCACTGCTGGGGTTCGCCGTGACGGATGCCCTGTACCGGGACAACCCAGACCGCTCCGAAGGCGAACTCGCCAAACTGCGGTCCGCCGTCGTGAGCACCCGCGCTCTCGCCGGTGTTGCCCGCTCACTGAGCCTCGGCGATTACATCCTCCTGGGGCAGGGCGAAATCCTGACCAACGGCAAGGACAAATCGTCCATCCTTGCGGACACCATGGAAGCCATCATCGGGGCAACCTACCTCTCCCACGACATCGAAACCGTCCGGCAGATGGTGATGAGACTGATTGCGCCCCTGCTCAAGGACGCCGCAACGCTCGGTGCCGGAACGGACTGGAAAACGAACATCCAGGAATTCGCGGCCAACCGTAAACTCGGGGCCATCGACTACCAGGTCACAGGCACTGGACCGGACCACGCCAGGGTCTTCGAGTCCACCCTCTACATTGGCGGGCAACCCTACGGCACCGGCGCCGGCTGCTCCAAGAAAGAAGCTGAGCAAGAATCCGCCTCGGCCACCTGGAGCATGTTCAGCGCGCCGGCCGAAATACCCGCAGACTAA
- the mutM gene encoding bifunctional DNA-formamidopyrimidine glycosylase/DNA-(apurinic or apyrimidinic site) lyase, translated as MPELPEVEVVRRGLASWVAGRTITDVDILDPRSTRRHLPGPAALRSELMGARLADAVRRGKFLWLPLTHGPHDTNRPPSLALMAHLGMSGQLLVENADQPDEKHLKVRFTLSPSGGMPGELRFVDQRIFGGVFLSPLVPCSDGKPGGQSTQPWPVVPQAAAHIARDPLDPEFSFDEFYRRLRLRKTGIKRAILDQGLISGIGNIYADEALWAARLHFARPTDTLRRAEAERLVNACIDVMARALDAGGTSFDSLYVNVNGASGYFERSLNAYGRAGKPCPRCAANGTETLMRRDQFMNRSSYTCPVCQPRPRNARW; from the coding sequence ATGCCTGAACTGCCTGAAGTCGAGGTAGTCCGCCGCGGTCTGGCCAGCTGGGTCGCAGGACGAACCATCACTGACGTCGACATCCTGGACCCACGTTCCACCCGGCGCCACCTGCCAGGCCCCGCAGCACTGCGCAGTGAACTAATGGGGGCACGATTAGCCGACGCAGTGCGCCGCGGTAAATTCCTGTGGCTTCCACTGACTCATGGTCCTCATGACACAAACCGGCCGCCGTCACTAGCGCTCATGGCACATCTGGGCATGAGCGGCCAACTACTGGTGGAAAACGCGGACCAGCCTGATGAGAAGCACCTCAAGGTTCGTTTTACGCTCAGTCCCTCCGGCGGCATGCCTGGTGAACTGCGTTTTGTGGACCAACGAATTTTCGGCGGAGTGTTCCTCTCCCCCTTGGTGCCGTGCTCAGACGGAAAGCCTGGTGGTCAGTCCACCCAGCCGTGGCCCGTGGTTCCCCAAGCCGCCGCGCACATAGCGCGCGATCCGTTGGATCCCGAATTCTCGTTTGACGAGTTCTACCGCCGGTTGCGTCTACGGAAAACCGGCATCAAGCGGGCCATTCTGGACCAGGGCCTGATCTCGGGCATTGGTAACATTTACGCCGACGAAGCGCTGTGGGCTGCCAGGCTCCACTTTGCACGGCCCACTGACACTCTGCGTCGTGCGGAGGCCGAGCGGCTCGTGAACGCGTGCATCGATGTCATGGCACGGGCTCTCGACGCAGGGGGAACAAGCTTCGATTCGCTCTACGTCAATGTGAACGGCGCGTCCGGATACTTTGAGCGATCCCTCAACGCGTATGGCCGAGCCGGTAAGCCATGCCCGCGATGCGCGGCGAACGGCACAGAAACGCTGATGCGCCGCGATCAGTTCATGAACAGATCCTCATACACGTGCCCGGTGTGCCAACCGCGCCCCCGAAACGCCCGCTGGTAG
- a CDS encoding 3-oxoacyl-ACP synthase III, with product MTGNATFRHENTALLAVTSVEAPVVVSSAEFDERLAPSLKRLRLSKRLLERVAGVVERRWWSPGTDFDDAAIEAGAKAIAEAGIEPGQVGLLINTSVTRRNLEPSVAVKIHHRLGLPSSALNFDLANACLGFVNGITLAANMIDSGQIKYALIVAGEDAQGTQEATFKRLNREDSTRQDFLNEFATLTLGSGAAAAVIGPADAHPGAHRILGGVSRAGTEHHGLCVGGVDGMFTDTKGLLDGGLELVVNAWNEAFIDGWDWRSMDRYVTHQVSNSYTNAIIKAVNLVRDRVPMTFPLWGNVGPASLPMTLAQEAQTLKSGDRVLCMGVGSGLNTTMMEIAW from the coding sequence TTGACCGGTAACGCGACGTTTCGACATGAAAACACGGCCCTGCTGGCTGTTACGAGCGTAGAAGCTCCGGTGGTTGTCAGCTCGGCCGAGTTTGATGAGCGTTTGGCTCCGAGCCTGAAAAGGCTTCGGCTGTCCAAGCGCCTTCTTGAACGTGTTGCCGGTGTTGTTGAGCGCCGCTGGTGGTCTCCGGGAACGGATTTCGATGATGCTGCGATTGAGGCCGGTGCCAAGGCTATAGCTGAGGCTGGCATTGAGCCGGGACAGGTGGGCTTGTTAATCAATACGTCCGTCACCCGCAGAAACCTTGAGCCCTCTGTAGCTGTCAAGATTCATCACCGGCTTGGCCTGCCGTCGTCGGCCCTCAACTTTGATCTGGCCAATGCCTGCCTGGGGTTTGTCAACGGAATAACTCTTGCCGCGAACATGATTGATTCTGGTCAGATCAAGTACGCACTGATTGTTGCCGGCGAGGACGCGCAGGGCACTCAGGAGGCCACGTTCAAGCGCCTCAACCGCGAAGACTCCACGCGGCAGGACTTCCTGAACGAATTTGCCACTCTCACGCTGGGTTCAGGCGCTGCTGCCGCGGTCATCGGCCCGGCTGACGCTCACCCCGGGGCTCACCGCATTCTGGGCGGCGTCTCCCGTGCGGGGACAGAGCACCACGGGCTATGCGTGGGCGGGGTGGACGGCATGTTCACCGATACCAAAGGACTGCTCGACGGCGGTCTGGAGCTTGTGGTGAACGCCTGGAACGAGGCATTCATCGACGGATGGGACTGGCGGAGCATGGACCGCTATGTCACCCATCAGGTGTCCAACTCCTACACGAACGCCATCATTAAAGCGGTGAACCTGGTCCGTGACCGGGTTCCCATGACGTTCCCCCTGTGGGGCAACGTCGGTCCGGCTTCACTTCCCATGACGCTGGCACAGGAGGCGCAGACCCTGAAGAGCGGAGACCGCGTTCTGTGTATGGGTGTGGGTTCGGGCCTGAACACCACGATGATGGAGATTGCGTGGTAG
- a CDS encoding NAD-dependent epimerase/dehydratase family protein: MKVLVTGASGMLGGAAAAQIIAAGHDIRTFQRRPSGVKGAEDVAGSITDAGAVATAVEGMDAVVHLAAKVSVAGRLHEFQRINVDGTLLLLDAARRAGVGKLLFISSPSVAHTGAPISGDGAEPATPDLARGNYAKTKAKAELAVLAADAPNFQTSALRPHIVWGPGDTQLVERVLARAAAGRLPLMDSGTALIDTTYIDNAASAIAAALERMSAIRGRALVVTNGEPRPIGELLAGICAAGGVPGPRLRLPGGVARIAGVVVEKTWERFGLKDEPPLTRFLAEQMSTAHWFDQRRTQELLDWKPSVSIDEGLRHLAAHYGR, encoded by the coding sequence GTGAAAGTTCTTGTCACAGGTGCCAGTGGCATGCTCGGCGGTGCCGCTGCTGCGCAGATCATCGCCGCTGGCCATGATATTCGCACTTTTCAGCGCCGTCCCTCCGGTGTCAAGGGAGCCGAAGATGTGGCGGGTTCAATCACCGATGCAGGGGCCGTTGCTACGGCTGTTGAGGGTATGGACGCCGTCGTTCATCTGGCCGCGAAAGTCTCTGTGGCCGGGCGTCTTCATGAGTTCCAGCGAATCAACGTGGATGGGACACTCCTGCTGCTGGACGCCGCTCGAAGGGCCGGCGTTGGGAAGTTACTTTTCATCTCCTCTCCGTCAGTGGCCCATACCGGCGCCCCAATTTCCGGTGACGGCGCCGAGCCTGCAACCCCAGATCTGGCCCGCGGCAACTACGCGAAGACAAAGGCGAAGGCCGAACTCGCCGTGCTCGCCGCTGATGCCCCGAATTTTCAAACCTCTGCTCTCCGACCCCACATTGTGTGGGGCCCAGGAGACACGCAGCTGGTGGAACGGGTCTTGGCTCGCGCAGCTGCTGGCCGGCTTCCGCTGATGGATTCTGGCACTGCACTGATCGACACCACGTACATTGACAACGCGGCGTCAGCGATCGCTGCGGCGCTGGAACGGATGTCAGCTATTCGCGGACGTGCGCTCGTGGTGACCAATGGTGAACCTCGCCCGATCGGTGAGCTGCTGGCCGGGATTTGCGCAGCAGGTGGCGTGCCCGGGCCGAGGTTGCGCTTGCCCGGCGGTGTTGCCCGGATTGCCGGCGTTGTGGTTGAGAAGACTTGGGAGAGGTTCGGGCTCAAGGACGAGCCCCCGTTGACCAGGTTCCTGGCCGAGCAGATGTCCACTGCGCACTGGTTCGATCAACGCCGGACGCAGGAACTGCTGGACTGGAAGCCATCGGTCAGCATTGACGAGGGTCTACGGCACCTCGCAGCGCACTACGGCCGCTGA